GTGCCGCAGACGCCGATGCGGCGCACCTGCACGAGGGCATGGCCCGCGGGCGGCTGGGCGTCAGGTTCGGGCGTGTCGCCAAGGATGAGCTTTCCAGGTTCTTCGAGCGTCAGCGTTTTCATGGGTCAGAGTTGTCAAGCGGGATGGACGATGATTTCGGGAGACGGGAGAGAGTTTTCGGCGACGAATGCTTCGGCCGGTTCTTCGAGCGTTGCGAAGGGATTGTCGAGCAAGGGGGGCTGCCTGTCGAACGGATCGACAGGGCAGGCATCAGATCGTTTGGGAAAGAAATCCGCCGTCGACCCGCAGGTCGATCCCGGTGACGAAGCTGCTCGCGCCAGAGCAGGCGAGGAAGACGGCGGCGCCGATCAGCTCGTGCGATTCGCCGAAACGCGCCATCGGGGTATGACCAAGGATCGACTGGGCGCGCGGCGTGGGCGTGCCGTCGGGGTTGTAGAGAAGGGCCCGGTTTTGCTCCGCGGGGAAGAAGCCGGGGGTGATCGAGTTCACGCGCACGCCGGCCGTCGCCCATTCGCGCGCGAGGAATTTCGTGAGGTTGAGCACGGCGGCCTTGGCGGCGGAGTAGGTCACTACGCGACTGAGCGGCAGATGGGCGGAGACGCTGGCGATGTTGATGATGCTGCCCTTGCCTCGACGGCACATGGCGGGGCCAAACTCCTGGCAGGGCAGTAGCGCGCCGCCCGCGAGATTGAGAGCGAGGTTCTCGTTCCAATCCGCGAGCTCGATGTCCTCGAATTTTCGCTCGGTGGTGACGGTGACCTTCGGGTCGTTGCCGCCGGCGGCGTTCACGAGGATCGTGGGGGCGCCCAGGGCCGCCTCGATCTCCTTGTGCGCGGCGGCGAGGCTGGCCTTGTCCGCCGCGTCGCAGGGGAAGAACTGCGCGCGGCCCTGTTTCCCCGAGATTCGTGCCACGCGTTCTTCGCCTCGTTCGCGGCCACGCCCGAGCACGGCAACCGTAGCTCCAGAATCCGCGAGGCCCTCGGCAATGGCGCCGCCGAGGACGCCGGTGCCGCCGAGGACGACGGCGATTTCGTCGGTGAGGTCGAAGATCGAGTGTGCCATGGCTTCTAGGATTTCGCGACGAGGCGGGGATAGATCAGGCCGTAAACACCGACATAAAGCAGGCATACGAGCGGGACGATGTATCCGATGGCGATGTTGCCGCCTGCCGAGGCGATGACCTTGCCCATGATGAGGGGGATCACCGCGCCGCCGACGATGGACATGACGAGCGCGGAGGAGGCCATCTTCGTTTGCGCGCCGAGGTCGCGAATCGCCAGCGCGAAAATGGTGGGGAACATGATCGAGAGGAAGAGGAATGTCGCAACGAGGAAGTAGCCGGAGATCGGCAGGCCCTGGACGACGACGAGCAGCAGCAGGGAGCTGGCGAAGGCGCACGTGGCGAGCACGCGGCTCGGCGAGAATATGCGCAGGATCGCCGATCCCGAGAACCGCCCGATTGCAAAGCACAGCATGCCTGCGCTCACCATGAAGCTGGCGCTCTGGTCGATGGTGGGCGTCTTCGAATAAAGGCTGCTCAGCGGGCCGGCTAGAATCGGCAGCACCGTGTCGTTCAGGATCGTATGCGAGTGCTCGATGAGGTAGTTCACCATCATCGCGCCGATGCACGTCTGCGCGGCGACGTAGAAGAATTGCGCGAGCACGCCGAGGGTGAAGTGCGGCTTCGCGAAGAGGGACTTCTCGCCATTTTGCGCCCCGTAGTGACCGAGGCCTTCCTTCGCCTCGGCGGCGGCCACCGTGGCAGGGTCGGAGTTTCCGGCATCCATCGGCTCGATGGCGTGCGGGTCCACTTCGCCGTCGCCCTCGGGCAGACGCAGAAACGAGAAGATGACGAAGATCACCGCGACGAAGCTGCCCAGCACGATGTAGGGGAAGAG
This genomic stretch from Chthoniobacterales bacterium harbors:
- a CDS encoding SDR family oxidoreductase, with the translated sequence MAHSIFDLTDEIAVVLGGTGVLGGAIAEGLADSGATVAVLGRGRERGEERVARISGKQGRAQFFPCDAADKASLAAAHKEIEAALGAPTILVNAAGGNDPKVTVTTERKFEDIELADWNENLALNLAGGALLPCQEFGPAMCRRGKGSIINIASVSAHLPLSRVVTYSAAKAAVLNLTKFLAREWATAGVRVNSITPGFFPAEQNRALLYNPDGTPTPRAQSILGHTPMARFGESHELIGAAVFLACSGASSFVTGIDLRVDGGFLSQTI
- a CDS encoding sugar MFS transporter; this encodes MSTPSSQSRSVGFAFALVTILFFLWGFCHAMLDVLNKHFQNILHVPVSQSTYIQFVTYMGYFLMAIPAGLLVRRFGYKGGILIGLGLVAMGSFLFIPAGNVFGTFWAFLTALFILFCGLACLETAANPYITILGPKETASSRLVLSQSFNAVGWILGPMVGGLLMFKVSHEEASGTPNFDTLLFPYIVLGSFVAVIFVIFSFLRLPEGDGEVDPHAIEPMDAGNSDPATVAAAEAKEGLGHYGAQNGEKSLFAKPHFTLGVLAQFFYVAAQTCIGAMMVNYLIEHSHTILNDTVLPILAGPLSSLYSKTPTIDQSASFMVSAGMLCFAIGRFSGSAILRIFSPSRVLATCAFASSLLLLVVVQGLPISGYFLVATFLFLSIMFPTIFALAIRDLGAQTKMASSALVMSIVGGAVIPLIMGKVIASAGGNIAIGYIVPLVCLLYVGVYGLIYPRLVAKS